From the genome of Acidaminococcus sp.:
TTTAAGCTGAAAATCCACGCTGATGAGATTGTTTCTCTGGGCGGCAGTGAATTGGCCGGTGAGCTGCACGCTACCAGTGCTGACCATCTGCTGCACGCTTCCGACGCAGGGATTAAAGCAATGGCAGAGAACAAAGTCGTCTCTACGCTGCTGCCGACAACGGCTTTCTGCCTGCGTGAACCTTTCGCCCGTGCACGTGAAATGATTGATTCCGGCTGCGCTGTGGCACTTGCTACGGACTTCAACCCGGGCAGCGGCTTTACGTTCTCTGTACCATTGATGATTGGTCTGGCTGTAATCTATATGCACATGAGTGCTGAAGAAGCGATTACCGCACTGACTCTGAACGGTGCCGCCGCTGTTGACCGTGCGGACCGGATTGGTACGCTGGAACCGGGCAAACAGGCTGATATTGTTATTCTGCAGTATCCTTCTTACAAGTTCCTGCCATACCATACCGGCATCAATATTGTCGAAAAGGTCATCAAGAAAGGTGAACTTGTCATCGGGTAACCTATAATACTCTATATAAGAAGGGGCTGTGAAATAATGCACACGCATTATTTCACAGCCCCTTTTTGCGTCTTATAAAACTCCCCGAAAGGATTTTCTTTTCTGTTTTCTTCCTGCTGCTATATTGAAACTGGTAAACTCGTTCTTTCCTTTGTTTTCTGTATGATTTTATATTATAATGTATAGGTATTATGGGGTAGTATGTTGTTTTTAACTGGAGAGGAAAATACTGAAATCAAAAGATTTTTAAACTTATCAGTATTTTCTACCGGTTGCCTGATTTTATTTGAACGGTGAGGAGGATGGCATGTCTTGTAAGTTGGAAGCGCGCTTTCTTGGCGCACCGGTCATAAAAAAAGATGGGAAAGAAGTCTTTTTCCCGTACAACAAGGTCAATGCCCTTGTGTATTATATTCTCGTCAAGGGAACCGTCATGCGCGATGAGCTCAGCGGAATCCTGTGGGGTGATAAGTCGGATGCCGTTGCCAAAAAGAATTTGCGTAATGCGCTCTACGAGACCAAGAAGCTGCTTGGGAACGATGTCTTCGTATCTCCACGAAAAGCCATTATCAAGGTCAATCCGGACGTTTCCTTTACTGTGGATGTCAAACAGTTTGAGGAGGATCCGGGCAACCATCTGGAAACGTATCAGGGAAGTTTTTTACAGGGGTTCTATATCAAGGATGCTCCCGAGTATGAAAACTGGTACCTGACGGAGCGCGATCGGCTGGAAGGCATCTATATCGATGCTCTTTTTCAAAAATTGAAGGAAGCTGTGGCCACGCGCAATATGGCCCATGTGTCCAGGTATGGAAAGCAGCTGATTGCACACAATCCATATGACGAAAGTATTTACATTCTGCTTTTGAAGACGTATTGTGAATCCGGGAATATGCGCCAGGCTTTGGAACTGTATGACGAAATGAAGAAGCTTTTCCGTGAGGAACTGCAGAGCAGCGTACCTCCGGAAATCGAAGACATGATGAAACATGCCGAAGCCAGGGAGCGCAGTGCACAGGCTGAAACACAGCCGCAGATGGAAAATACGGCTACGGGCCGTGAGAAAGAGCAAAAGGCTGTAGCTGAAATCCTGCAGCATTTCCTGCGCGGTGACGGAGGAGACACACTGCTGCTTCGCGGGGATGCCGGAAGTGGCAAGACTATTGTGAAGGATATGGCACTCAAAACGCTTCCCCCTGATGTGGCTGTGATACAGTGTCACTGTTATCAGCCGGAGCAGAATATTTTGCTGCGCCCCTGGACGGACGTGATGGAAGGGCTGCGGAATATGATTCAGAAAGAACATATCCGCGTTCCCGATGTCGATGCGAATCGCCTGTACCGTCTTTTTCCACAGCTTGACCTGACGGAAGGCAGAGAAGTCGGACTCGGGGAAATCAAGGAACTTTTAAAGTTTGATGCAATTTTCCATACTCTTTATTCCGTGCTGGATGCTGTGACGACCAATCATCCCGTCGTAATCGTCTTTGAGGATGTGCAGTGGATGGATACGCTCAGCTTGTCTCTGCTGAGCAGTTTGATTCTTCACAAGAAATCGCGCCGTTTCATGTTTTTCCTGACGGCTCGGGAATCTCAGGAAAAGGAATTTCAGCAGTTTGAAACATCCGTTTCCATGTATGGTAAGATGCAGATTTTTGACTTGCAGACTCTTTCTTTGGAGGACGTGCGGCACTTGGCCGAGCAGCGTGACCTGGGGGTCAAGGTAGATGATAAGCTGGTGCAGCGTCTTTATGACGAGTCGGAAGGGAATTTATTCCTTCTGAATGAGTACATGATGGCTCTGAAGACGACGGGCAGTCTGGATAATCTGACCGAAAACGTCCGGGCGATCTTTAAGAGTGAGTGTATGACACTGAATGATGATCAGCGCAAGATCCTGGATTTTATTTCGCTCTTCTATGACGGTGCGCCGCTGGCCATGATTTCGGAATATATGCATATGAGTAATCTTCAGGTTTTGGAAAGCCTGGAAGTACTGGAAAAGAAAAACTTTATCCGTCCGATTCCGCAGCAGCCTGAGGTGCTCTATGAAATCGTTCAGCAGAAACTAAAGGACTATCTTCACTCCCAGCTGTCTCCGGAAAAATGCCGGATTTTGCATGGCTTTGTGGCTGAACTGTGGGAAAAGCGCCTGACGCACTCCACTCAGGATATCCGGATTTATCGCCACCTTGAATATCATTACAAAGAAGCAGGCGAGCTGGTCAACATGGGGCGCTACAAACTGAAGACCCTCATGTATTATCTGGACTTCAGCAACGAACTTTTCCCTGTTTTAAACAGCAGCGACGGCCAGGAAGACCGGGCGGAAAGCACTTCCATGGAGCTTCATCTGGACGAATTTCTTGCCGAAGTCAATGAGATGATGCATACGATCCATCGGACCTACGGGGATACGGCCGAGGTCAAGGATCTGGAAATGACCTACATGCATCTCATGGGACGCCATTATATCCGGACCGGTGAATATGAAAAGGGTGTCCGCAACATTCTGAGTCTGCTGGAACTTGCCGGTGAAGTCCATAATCTGGATTACCTGCTTATGGGTTACAAGCAGATGATTTATTATGATATCCAGATTGGCAATACGGAAGAAATGAAAAATTACCTGGAGCTTGCCCTCAATGTGGCTGATGAGTGCAACTACCACAAGGAAATGGGTATCCTGCTGAGACTGAAGGGCCTGAACATGATTATGCAGGGCGACTTCAAAGAGGCGGAACGTCTGCTCCGGGAATCCATCTCGACGCTTATGGTTACACAGAGTGTCCAGCGCCGGTATGCTCTGAATATTGCCGGTGCCTATAATTACCTTGGTGAAATCCGCCGCGGTCAGGGCCGGCTGCAGGAGGCCCTTGATTTTTACAAAGAGGCAATGCAGTATGCTTCGAATCAAGACGCCTATAGTTCGTGGGTTGTTTTTTCCTGCAACGCCGGTATTGTGTCCTATGAAATGAAACAATATGACCTGGCGAAACAGTATTTTAATCAGGCTTATGAGCTCTTCCCCCGTTATAATTTCTATTGGCGGCACCCGATTGTTGAAGCGTATCTGGCGCTGCTTAATATGCAGGATGGAAAAGAGAAAGAAGCTCAAAAGTTTTTGGATGACGCCCTGGCTAAACTGGGGAAGATGAATAATCCCCGGGAAGCCGGATATGTCTATATGGTCATTGCTTTGGTCAAGCATGGTTACCCGGAATCGGCGCTGGCAAGTCATTATCCGGGAAGCATGTCAAGTTATGCAACGCGGGCCCTGCAGGTTCTGGACCAGTACCGGGATGCATGGGAACGCCAGGAATTAGAAAAATTGTTCTGTATTACCAGAAGGTAAGGATGAAGGAGGAACGAATATGATTACGTTACAGCAAGCTGTGGATGTGCTGCAGGCCCAGGTCGTTTCCGGAGAAAATCTGCTGAACCGGGAAGTCAAGACGGCGTGCGGCAGCGATATGATGAGTGATGTGCTGGCTTATGCCAAGGAAAAGGCTATTCTGTTGACCGGTCTGCTCAATATTCAGGTTGTCAGAACAGCTGACGTCAGCGACGTGGCCGCACTTGTCTTTGTCCGCGATAAACATCCGGAACAGGATGTGCTGCGTGCCGCCAAGGCGAAGAATATCCCCGTTCTTTATACCAAATGCACTATGTTTGAAGCCTGCGGCCGTCTGTACCAGTTGGGAATCCGCGGCTGTACGGCCAAAGACGCGGAGAAGCGCTGACGTGGAAAGAGAATATACAGTAGCTAAAGATGATTTTGAACGGGCAGGCGCAGCTTCTATTTCCCTGAAGGAGCTGCTGCAGAAACTGGGCCTTTCTCCGGAGCTGATCCGTCGGATTGCCATCGGGACTTACGAAGGGGAGATTAACTGCCTCATTCATGGGGGCGGTGGTACCGTGAAAGCCGAAATTGACGGAAAAGCGATCAAAATCATCATCAGCGACCACGGTCCCGGTATTCCCGATGTGGGAAAGGCGATGCAGGAAGGGTGGTCTACGGCCTCCGAAGAAATCCGTGCCAAAGGGTTCGGAGCCGGTATGGGACTGCCGAATATGAAAAAGGTATCTGATGACATGGTCATCAATACGACACCGGGCGAGGGTACGACTGTAACAATGACATTTAATTGTTGATAGAAAGTGCAGGTGAGGTCTGTGGAGAGTTCCTATCTGAATTCCGTTTATATCAACAAGGAGCGCTGTACCGGCTGTCTCCTGTGTGTCAAAAACTGTCTTGTCCAGGCTATCCGTGTTCGCCGCGGCAAGGCCGTAATCATTACGAATCGATGCATTGACTGCGGTGAGTGTGTCCGTCACTGTCCGACTCATGCCGTGGAAACTCTGGCGGAACCACTTTCGGAACTGGCCAACTATAAAGTTAATATCGCACTCGTAACACCGTCTTTTTACGCACAGTTCGGCAGTGATATTCCGGCTTCCGTGCTGTGGGCGGGCCTCAAAGAAATCGGCTTTGATTCGGCTTTTGACGTGCCTCTTGCCGGTGATTATATCAGCGAGGAGATGGAAAATTTCCTGAAGCACCATGAAGGACCGTTTCCGGTGATTTCTTCCGCTTGTCCTGCCGTACTGCGTCTGATTCAGACAAAGTATCCGGAGCTTCTGAAGCATGTGATTCCGGTGCTGGCACCGGCGGAAGCGGCGGCCATTTACGTCCGGAGGGAAACAAGCAAGCGCCTTCAGCTTGATCCTGACAAGGTTGGCATCTGGTTTTTGTCGCCTTGTCCGGCTAAAGGAACGAATATCCATCAATCCGTCGACGTGGCCCATACTGCTGTGACCGGTTCGTTTACACTGTCGTCTTTGTTTGCCCCGCTGACCAAGGCAGTCAAAAAACTGCGGGCCGAGCGTAATGAGTTTCCCTCGATACCCCTTGGAACTTCCTACGGGCTTAGCTGGGGGGTGAAGACGGGAGAAGTAGAGGCTATGGGTGAAAAGAACGCCCTGGCTGTGAGCGGTCCACAGGATGTAGATGAAGTGCTCCAGCAGGTTATGCTCGGAAACCTTTCAGATGTGAAATACATCTGCTGCTACATTTGTGCCGGCGGCTGTATTGGCGGGCCAAGTGTGGCTGTCAATAAGTTCGTCGCCCTGAAGAACCTGAATCGACGCATTGCACTGCGGCGCGGCCGCGAGCTCGAAGACCGGAGAGAAGCCATGAGGGCAGCCCGCATTTGTGAAGATTTTCCAAAATCAGCCGCTTATATAAAACCGCTTCAGCCGAAACCGGCGCCGCCGCTGGATGCCGACTTTGGAAAAGCATTGGAGAAAATGGAGACTCTCACAGCGCTGGAAAAAGAATTGCCTCAGCTTGACTGCGGGGCCTGCGGCGCACCGACGTGCCGCAGCTTTGCCGAGGATGTAGTGCGCGGCTACGCCCGGAAGGAAGACTGCATTATGAAAAAGAGGGAAGCTTGCACATGTTCTCCCTGATTTCTTCTATGTGAAGTTTGGGAAAATGTGATGGCCGTGTTTAAAAAAGTTTTTCTTTTTGCAGCGGCATTTCCCTTGCTAGTTGTCAGAAAAATTGTTATGATTGAGTATGCAGTTTTGAGGCAGTCGGGCGGCAGAAAAAATGCAATTTTCCTCTGTCGGACGGTGACGCGGATAAACGCAGGCACAAGTCATAGAATTATTCAAGGATTTTGTATAAAAAACTTGTTAATGATTGAGCTTTTATGTTAGAATTGTGCTATTGCTTTAAGAGAATAGGACTGTATGTTCTGTTGTCAGGGAGGTGCGTTATTTGACTACAGCTGAAAAGATTCAGGATTTACTCGCACGTTATGAAAAGATCGAGGCCGGTGGTGGTGCCAAGAGAGTTGCCAAGCAGCATGATTCCGGTAAAATGACCGCACGGGAACGCATCGATGCTTTTCTGGATAAAGGAAGTTTTGTAGAACTCGATAAATTTGTTGAGCATCGCTGCTCTAATTTTGGCCAGGAAAAGAAATATCTGGCCGGTGACGGCGTAGTCACAGGGTATGGTACGGTAAACGGCCGTACGGTATTTGTCTATGCCCAGGATTTTACCGTAGAAGGCGGCAGCCTTGGTGAAATGCATGCAAATAAGATTGCCAAGGTTCAGGCCATGGCACTCAAAGTAGGAGCTCCGATTGTTGGTATGTCCGATTCCGGTGGTGCCCGTATTCAGGAGGCTACGGATGCACTGGCCGGCTTTGGTAAGATGTTCATGCAGAACACCAAGGCATCCGGGGTTATTCCTCAGATTTCCGCTATTATGGGACCTTGTGCCGGCGGTGCGGTATACAGCCCGGCACTGACGGATTTCATCTACATGGTGAAAAAGAGCTCCAAGATGTTTATTACGGGGCCTGAGGTCGTAAAATCCGTTACGGGTGAAGACGTTGGTCAGGAAGACCTGGGCGGCACTTTTACTCACACCACGCGTTCCGGCGTTGCTGATTTCCCGGCGGAAAACGATGCGGACTGTTTGGAACAGATCCGTTATCTGTTGAGTTTCCTTCCGTCTAATAACCGTGAAAAACCGCCTGTGTATGAAACTGGCGACAGTGCTTACCGGACGGATGAAAGTCTGAATACGATTGTTCCGGACGGATCCCATCTCCCGTACGATATGTACAAAGTAATCCGCAGCATCGTTGATAACGGTGAGTATGTAGAACCGCATAGAATGTATGCCCGCAATATCATTACCTGCCTTGCCCGCATGGACGGCAGCACGGTAGGTATCATTGCTAACCAGCCGCGCATCATGGCCGGTTGCCTTGATATTAACGCGTCCGATAAAGCGGCCCGTTTCATTCGTTTCTGCGACGCCTTCAATATTCCGCTGATTAACATTGTTGATGTTCCGGGCTTCCTGCCGGGAACTGACCAGGAATACGGCGGCATTATCCGTCATGGTGCCAAGATGCTGTATGCATACTGCGAAGCCACGGTGCCGAAGATTACGCTGGTAACGCGTAAGGCTTACGGGGGTGCTTATCTGGCTATGTGTGCCCAGGATCTGGGTGCGGATCACGTCATTGCATGGCCGACAGCCGAAATCGCTGTCATGGGGCCTCAGGGCGCTGCCAAGATTATTTTCCGTCATGAAGACGACGTGGAAGCAAAGACCCAGGAATATATTCAGAACTTTGCTACTCCGTACTATGCTGCCAAGCACGGTATGGTTGAAATGGTTATCGAACCGAAGGTTACTCGCCCGACGCTGATTAAAGCTCTGCGTATGTTAAAATCAAAGCAGGAAGACCGACCAGAAAAGAAACATGGTAACATTCCTCTGTGATTTTGATATAATTCATTCATCAACAGGAAAGAGAGGTGACATTCATGACTGAAAACCCTTGGTTAATTGCACTAATCAACATGACGATTGTGTTCGGCGTGCTGATTGTCCTGGGTATTCTGATGAAGATTATTTATTGGATTGACCCGACAAAGAACAAGAAACCGCAGGCCAAAAAACCGGTTCCGGCTAAACCTGCTTCTGCAGCAGCTGCTGCAAGACAGGAAGAGGAAAAGGTGGCTGCTATCGCAGCTGTATTAGCACTCGTACAAGATGAGGACGATGCAATGGCCGCGGCCCTGGCAGCTGCAATTGCCGAGCATAAGAAAAAGATGGAGCCGATGGCTCTGCCTCATCACTTTTTCTGATAAACAGAGGAGGGCTGTTTATCAGGGGAAAAGTATGTGAATGCCGCTTGAGCGGATAAAACAATAAACATCAAGCAAGTAAGGAAAATTAGGAGGTTATTGTAATGAGAAAATTTAATGTAAACGTTAATGGTACTGTTTACCAAGTAGAAGTTGAAGAAGTTGGCGGCGCCGTTTCCGCTGCTCCTGTTGCTCCGGCTGCTCCTGCTGCCGCTGCTGCCCCTGCTGCTGCTCCTGTAGCTGCTGCTCCTGCCGCTGCTCCTGCTGCTGCTCCTGCACAGGCTGCTCCTGCTGCTGCTCCTGCTCCTAAGAAGGAAGCTGCTGCTGCACCTGCCGGCTCTGTAACTGTAGAAGCTC
Proteins encoded in this window:
- a CDS encoding AAA family ATPase → MSCKLEARFLGAPVIKKDGKEVFFPYNKVNALVYYILVKGTVMRDELSGILWGDKSDAVAKKNLRNALYETKKLLGNDVFVSPRKAIIKVNPDVSFTVDVKQFEEDPGNHLETYQGSFLQGFYIKDAPEYENWYLTERDRLEGIYIDALFQKLKEAVATRNMAHVSRYGKQLIAHNPYDESIYILLLKTYCESGNMRQALELYDEMKKLFREELQSSVPPEIEDMMKHAEARERSAQAETQPQMENTATGREKEQKAVAEILQHFLRGDGGDTLLLRGDAGSGKTIVKDMALKTLPPDVAVIQCHCYQPEQNILLRPWTDVMEGLRNMIQKEHIRVPDVDANRLYRLFPQLDLTEGREVGLGEIKELLKFDAIFHTLYSVLDAVTTNHPVVIVFEDVQWMDTLSLSLLSSLILHKKSRRFMFFLTARESQEKEFQQFETSVSMYGKMQIFDLQTLSLEDVRHLAEQRDLGVKVDDKLVQRLYDESEGNLFLLNEYMMALKTTGSLDNLTENVRAIFKSECMTLNDDQRKILDFISLFYDGAPLAMISEYMHMSNLQVLESLEVLEKKNFIRPIPQQPEVLYEIVQQKLKDYLHSQLSPEKCRILHGFVAELWEKRLTHSTQDIRIYRHLEYHYKEAGELVNMGRYKLKTLMYYLDFSNELFPVLNSSDGQEDRAESTSMELHLDEFLAEVNEMMHTIHRTYGDTAEVKDLEMTYMHLMGRHYIRTGEYEKGVRNILSLLELAGEVHNLDYLLMGYKQMIYYDIQIGNTEEMKNYLELALNVADECNYHKEMGILLRLKGLNMIMQGDFKEAERLLRESISTLMVTQSVQRRYALNIAGAYNYLGEIRRGQGRLQEALDFYKEAMQYASNQDAYSSWVVFSCNAGIVSYEMKQYDLAKQYFNQAYELFPRYNFYWRHPIVEAYLALLNMQDGKEKEAQKFLDDALAKLGKMNNPREAGYVYMVIALVKHGYPESALASHYPGSMSSYATRALQVLDQYRDAWERQELEKLFCITRR
- a CDS encoding DRTGG domain-containing protein is translated as MITLQQAVDVLQAQVVSGENLLNREVKTACGSDMMSDVLAYAKEKAILLTGLLNIQVVRTADVSDVAALVFVRDKHPEQDVLRAAKAKNIPVLYTKCTMFEACGRLYQLGIRGCTAKDAEKR
- a CDS encoding ATP-binding protein, with translation MEREYTVAKDDFERAGAASISLKELLQKLGLSPELIRRIAIGTYEGEINCLIHGGGGTVKAEIDGKAIKIIISDHGPGIPDVGKAMQEGWSTASEEIRAKGFGAGMGLPNMKKVSDDMVINTTPGEGTTVTMTFNC
- a CDS encoding 4Fe-4S binding protein; this encodes MESSYLNSVYINKERCTGCLLCVKNCLVQAIRVRRGKAVIITNRCIDCGECVRHCPTHAVETLAEPLSELANYKVNIALVTPSFYAQFGSDIPASVLWAGLKEIGFDSAFDVPLAGDYISEEMENFLKHHEGPFPVISSACPAVLRLIQTKYPELLKHVIPVLAPAEAAAIYVRRETSKRLQLDPDKVGIWFLSPCPAKGTNIHQSVDVAHTAVTGSFTLSSLFAPLTKAVKKLRAERNEFPSIPLGTSYGLSWGVKTGEVEAMGEKNALAVSGPQDVDEVLQQVMLGNLSDVKYICCYICAGGCIGGPSVAVNKFVALKNLNRRIALRRGRELEDRREAMRAARICEDFPKSAAYIKPLQPKPAPPLDADFGKALEKMETLTALEKELPQLDCGACGAPTCRSFAEDVVRGYARKEDCIMKKREACTCSP
- a CDS encoding methylmalonyl-CoA carboxyltransferase; the protein is MRYLTTAEKIQDLLARYEKIEAGGGAKRVAKQHDSGKMTARERIDAFLDKGSFVELDKFVEHRCSNFGQEKKYLAGDGVVTGYGTVNGRTVFVYAQDFTVEGGSLGEMHANKIAKVQAMALKVGAPIVGMSDSGGARIQEATDALAGFGKMFMQNTKASGVIPQISAIMGPCAGGAVYSPALTDFIYMVKKSSKMFITGPEVVKSVTGEDVGQEDLGGTFTHTTRSGVADFPAENDADCLEQIRYLLSFLPSNNREKPPVYETGDSAYRTDESLNTIVPDGSHLPYDMYKVIRSIVDNGEYVEPHRMYARNIITCLARMDGSTVGIIANQPRIMAGCLDINASDKAARFIRFCDAFNIPLINIVDVPGFLPGTDQEYGGIIRHGAKMLYAYCEATVPKITLVTRKAYGGAYLAMCAQDLGADHVIAWPTAEIAVMGPQGAAKIIFRHEDDVEAKTQEYIQNFATPYYAAKHGMVEMVIEPKVTRPTLIKALRMLKSKQEDRPEKKHGNIPL
- a CDS encoding OadG family protein codes for the protein MTENPWLIALINMTIVFGVLIVLGILMKIIYWIDPTKNKKPQAKKPVPAKPASAAAAARQEEEKVAAIAAVLALVQDEDDAMAAALAAAIAEHKKKMEPMALPHHFF
- a CDS encoding biotin/lipoyl-binding protein encodes the protein MRKFNVNVNGTVYQVEVEEVGGAVSAAPVAPAAPAAAAAPAAAPVAAAPAAAPAAAPAQAAPAAAPAPKKEAAAAPAGSVTVEAPMPGKVLSVNVKPGDKVEAGDVLLILEAMKMQNEIMAPEDGTVSDVRVSAGDTVATGDVMVVL